The following coding sequences lie in one Kamptonema formosum PCC 6407 genomic window:
- a CDS encoding iron-containing redox enzyme family protein has protein sequence MHTTIDIFRKADSQTLSKTPIQAVNYEEAEQQFVNLLDTEDLDEKVIAQPSLASNFESAIAQAIQAAYKQPSGDDRAHRFLMRSLYRINRLKFFWYDDLRHYTNERSHYLRQVRDRIESPWQEWELAQIAVPALQALPDIKQALSDRCAADVNPPLSASDRYLREQMSEAGYRHLLAIASFDGLVEASRLSRILGGAGNEVQSTLTRVLIEEYGGGRFPRKHSTYFAQMLSELGMHTEPEAYFDLVPWEVLASINHNFLLTERKRYFLRYSGGLTYFEVAGPAAYRNYLAAAQRLQLSDGAMGYWELHIREDERHGRWMLDDVALPLAEKYPQDAWELVLGYDQEKLQGDRAGAAVVRSIQQAER, from the coding sequence ATGCACACTACCATAGATATATTCCGAAAAGCTGACTCCCAGACTCTCTCAAAAACACCCATTCAAGCTGTAAATTATGAAGAAGCTGAGCAGCAATTCGTCAACTTGCTCGATACAGAGGATCTAGATGAGAAAGTAATAGCGCAACCTTCACTAGCTAGCAACTTTGAAAGCGCGATCGCGCAGGCAATCCAAGCTGCTTACAAACAACCATCCGGCGACGATCGCGCTCACCGCTTCCTGATGCGATCGCTTTACCGCATCAACAGACTTAAATTTTTTTGGTACGACGACTTGCGCCACTACACCAACGAGCGATCGCACTACTTAAGGCAAGTGCGCGATCGCATCGAATCACCTTGGCAAGAATGGGAACTCGCCCAAATTGCCGTACCTGCACTGCAAGCATTGCCCGATATCAAGCAAGCACTCAGCGATCGCTGCGCCGCTGATGTCAACCCACCCTTATCGGCAAGCGATCGCTACCTACGCGAACAAATGAGCGAAGCTGGATATCGCCACCTACTCGCGATCGCCTCCTTCGACGGCCTAGTAGAAGCCAGCCGCCTCTCCCGCATCCTCGGCGGCGCAGGTAACGAAGTCCAATCAACCCTCACCCGCGTACTCATCGAAGAATATGGCGGCGGCCGCTTCCCTCGCAAACACTCCACCTACTTCGCCCAAATGCTCTCCGAATTGGGGATGCACACAGAACCAGAAGCCTATTTTGACCTAGTACCCTGGGAAGTCCTCGCCAGCATCAACCACAACTTCCTACTCACAGAACGCAAGCGCTACTTCCTGCGCTACAGCGGCGGTCTTACCTACTTCGAGGTAGCCGGGCCCGCCGCCTACAGAAATTATCTCGCCGCCGCCCAGCGTTTGCAACTCTCAGACGGCGCAATGGGTTACTGGGAACTACACATCAGAGAAGATGAACGTCACGGTCGCTGGATGTTAGATGATGTCGCTTTACCGCTAGCCGAAAAATACCCCCAAGACGCTTGGGAACTCGTGCTTGGATACGACCAAGAAAAACTTCAGGGCGATCGCGCAGGTGCAGCCGTAGTGCGATCGATCCAGCAAGCCGAGCGTTAA
- a CDS encoding class I SAM-dependent methyltransferase, producing MLSSSQALKRVFYCPEESNFYSQCLESLVFNDYPENDEVVVEFGAGDGSPVIKSLLTTSFEGTIHGFELNYLAANIARAQIQEYELSDKYIIHNSSFFTSDLPKGGYLISNPPYLPAEDDKIYQPLLHGGRDGSRIARQLLSLGYENVLLMVSSYSHPVGLIEYALEEGYNVANFMVSPMSFGYYSSELKVRNTIAALREKEMAFYSPNIYLLAGVLFRKQHKFGTDLSKELIQLMTCL from the coding sequence ATGCTCAGTTCATCTCAAGCTTTAAAACGAGTTTTTTACTGCCCAGAAGAATCGAATTTTTATTCACAATGTTTAGAAAGCTTAGTATTTAATGATTATCCTGAGAATGATGAGGTTGTGGTTGAATTTGGAGCGGGAGATGGTAGTCCAGTTATTAAGTCTTTATTGACAACGAGCTTTGAGGGGACAATACATGGATTTGAATTGAATTATCTAGCGGCGAATATTGCTCGCGCCCAAATTCAAGAATATGAACTCAGCGATAAGTATATCATCCACAATTCTAGTTTTTTTACTTCGGATCTACCTAAAGGCGGTTATTTAATCTCAAACCCGCCTTATCTTCCGGCTGAAGATGATAAGATTTATCAACCTCTACTACATGGAGGTAGAGATGGCTCTAGAATTGCGAGGCAGCTTTTATCTCTAGGCTATGAAAATGTGTTGTTGATGGTTTCTAGCTACTCTCATCCAGTGGGGTTGATTGAGTATGCTTTAGAGGAAGGCTACAATGTTGCTAATTTTATGGTTTCACCGATGAGTTTTGGCTATTACAGTTCGGAATTGAAGGTGAGAAATACGATCGCTGCTTTGCGAGAGAAGGAAATGGCTTTTTATTCTCCTAACATCTATCTACTGGCGGGTGTTTTGTTTAGGAAGCAGCATAAATTCGGTACTGATTTGTCGAAGGAGTTAATTCAGTTGATGACTTGTCTCTAA
- a CDS encoding ChaB family protein, with protein MPEQQLDSLPSEARELPQGAQQIFQAAFKSASEDGMSEEAATRVAWNSVNSEYIKGDDGSWQHKPDEPNQTRKSVQSGGN; from the coding sequence ATGCCAGAACAACAACTCGATTCTTTACCTTCAGAAGCTAGAGAATTACCCCAAGGAGCTCAGCAAATTTTTCAGGCTGCTTTTAAGAGTGCTAGTGAAGATGGGATGAGCGAAGAAGCTGCAACTCGCGTGGCTTGGAACAGTGTAAATAGCGAATACATTAAAGGTGATGATGGCAGTTGGCAGCACAAGCCAGATGAACCCAACCAGACTCGTAAATCGGTACAGTCTGGCGGTAACTAA
- a CDS encoding PAS domain S-box protein codes for MNLDLFVRQIETMYGRLSELYQGASAPSVQMPQMLPGVFKELGTASEKLQLAAVELLQQNEELIDSKTLLEAERQRYLDLFEFAPDAYLVTDTEGIIQEANRAATVLLNIPQHYLIGKPLAVFVPEAERLHFRRELNLLKGRDRVLEWGIRLQPRNGEVFDAALTLGSVRNCEGQVVGLRVCVRDITERKRAEAALENNDYDPIDDRPVHTYARGEMIPLIPQTIWLVCEGLVKLSTLADNGEEVIVGFAGHSTPFGSSMTSLQVYQATALSEVQLVCIAIAELGISPRLAETLLPKINQRLRQTEILLAIAGQRRVKDRLSRLLLLLKQEIGQLEAGETRLSVRLTHEELAAACCTTRVTITRELNKLLQEGKIALDSDRHIILKNGAFS; via the coding sequence ATGAATTTAGATTTATTTGTCCGGCAGATAGAGACAATGTACGGACGTTTGAGTGAGCTCTATCAAGGTGCTTCCGCACCTTCTGTGCAGATGCCACAAATGCTGCCTGGAGTTTTCAAAGAACTAGGTACGGCCTCGGAAAAATTGCAACTGGCAGCAGTAGAATTACTCCAGCAGAATGAGGAACTAATAGACTCAAAGACGCTACTGGAAGCAGAACGCCAGCGCTACCTAGATCTGTTCGAGTTTGCTCCCGACGCTTACTTAGTGACTGATACAGAAGGGATAATCCAGGAAGCTAACCGCGCGGCGACTGTGCTGTTAAATATTCCCCAGCACTACCTAATCGGGAAACCCCTGGCGGTTTTCGTCCCGGAAGCGGAGCGCCTTCACTTTCGTCGGGAGCTAAATTTGCTCAAAGGGCGCGATCGCGTGTTGGAGTGGGGCATCCGCCTGCAACCCCGCAACGGCGAAGTTTTTGATGCTGCTCTCACCCTGGGATCGGTTCGTAACTGCGAAGGCCAAGTGGTGGGTCTGCGTGTCTGCGTGCGCGACATCACTGAGCGTAAGCGGGCGGAAGCTGCTTTAGAAAATAATGATTACGATCCCATAGACGATCGCCCCGTGCATACTTATGCTAGAGGCGAGATGATTCCGCTGATTCCCCAAACCATTTGGCTAGTCTGTGAGGGATTGGTGAAATTAAGTACCCTTGCTGACAATGGGGAAGAGGTGATTGTGGGATTTGCTGGCCATTCCACGCCCTTTGGCTCTAGCATGACATCGCTACAAGTATATCAAGCGACCGCGCTTTCAGAGGTGCAATTAGTGTGTATTGCGATCGCTGAGCTGGGGATATCGCCCCGGCTAGCGGAGACACTTTTACCTAAAATTAACCAGCGGTTGCGGCAAACAGAAATTCTCTTAGCAATTGCTGGACAGCGGCGCGTTAAAGATCGTTTATCTCGCTTGCTGTTGCTGTTGAAACAGGAAATCGGTCAACTAGAGGCGGGGGAAACTCGCCTGAGCGTGCGACTGACTCATGAGGAACTGGCGGCGGCTTGTTGCACTACGAGGGTGACGATTACGCGAGAACTTAATAAGTTATTGCAGGAAGGGAAGATTGCTTTAGATAGCGATCGCCACATTATTCTTAAAAATGGAGCTTTCTCGTAA
- a CDS encoding DUF1830 domain-containing protein codes for MMSQKIEALSLENSATKILCFYTNGTRFIQIIRMADMAEPSLERVVFPGQRLLFEALPEAFIEISTANLTATTITQKIQCAAIQVDEGLNVCLENMPSNRIEKVPSS; via the coding sequence ATGATGTCGCAAAAAATAGAAGCCTTAAGTTTGGAAAATTCCGCCACTAAAATTCTATGCTTTTACACTAATGGAACTAGGTTTATTCAAATTATTAGGATGGCGGATATGGCAGAACCAAGCTTAGAGCGCGTTGTTTTCCCCGGACAGCGGCTTTTGTTTGAAGCCTTGCCAGAGGCTTTCATCGAAATTTCTACTGCCAACCTCACTGCTACAACTATCACCCAAAAAATTCAGTGTGCTGCCATTCAGGTTGATGAAGGATTAAATGTTTGCCTAGAAAATATGCCCTCCAATCGAATAGAAAAAGTTCCCAGTTCATAG
- a CDS encoding pentapeptide repeat-containing protein, protein MTQARNLNFSNQDLRNRSFKGLDLAGADFSGSDIRGCNFTEAILRGANFQAARCGESRRRVGTLIARAGGVAIAVTIAGAFVGFVAGAEAGSAALTATGAVAIAITKVEAGIVAGAIAGAAAVIGCNGIIAFLGGDSLKGILLFLASGIILGLATIVFFQTVAEVESLSKTSFKGADLTNANFDEAMIEDTDFSVAIGWRL, encoded by the coding sequence ATGACTCAAGCCCGCAATCTCAATTTTTCTAATCAAGACTTGCGAAACCGCTCTTTTAAAGGTCTCGATCTCGCGGGTGCAGATTTTAGCGGTTCCGACATTCGCGGCTGTAATTTCACGGAGGCGATTTTAAGGGGAGCCAATTTTCAGGCGGCCAGGTGTGGAGAAAGCCGCAGGCGAGTAGGTACTCTGATTGCTCGTGCTGGTGGTGTGGCGATCGCAGTTACAATTGCAGGTGCTTTTGTGGGATTTGTGGCGGGTGCTGAAGCGGGATCTGCTGCTCTTACTGCTACAGGGGCGGTTGCGATCGCGATTACTAAAGTTGAAGCAGGGATTGTGGCGGGTGCGATCGCTGGTGCTGCGGCTGTTATCGGTTGTAACGGTATTATCGCATTTTTGGGCGGAGATAGTCTCAAGGGAATCTTATTATTTTTAGCATCTGGAATAATTTTGGGGTTAGCTACGATCGTGTTTTTTCAGACCGTCGCTGAAGTTGAAAGTTTGAGCAAAACCTCTTTTAAAGGAGCCGATCTAACTAATGCTAATTTTGATGAGGCGATGATTGAAGATACTGATTTTTCGGTGGCAATAGGTTGGCGGCTATAG
- a CDS encoding alpha-ketoacid dehydrogenase subunit beta — MAETLFFNALRAAIDEEMARDSAVFVLGEDVGHYGGSYKVTKDLYKKYGDLRVLDTPIAENSFTGMAVGAAMTGLRPIIEGMNMGFLLLAFNQIANNAGMLRYTSGGNFKMPMVIRGPGGVGRQLGAEHSQRLEAYFQAVPGLKIVAASTAYNAKGLLKSAIRDDNPVLFFEHVLLYNLKEDLPEEEYLVPLDKAEIVRTGKDVTILTYSRMRHHVMQAVPTLVKEGYDPEVIDLISLKPLDMETIGASVRKTHKVIIVEECMKTGGIGAELIASISDRLFDELDAPVLRLSSQDIPTPYNGTLERLTIVQPPQIVEAVQKMVALRV, encoded by the coding sequence ATGGCAGAAACCTTATTCTTCAATGCCCTCCGCGCCGCCATTGACGAAGAAATGGCCCGCGACTCCGCCGTATTCGTACTCGGCGAAGACGTAGGACACTATGGCGGTTCCTACAAAGTGACCAAAGACCTCTACAAAAAATATGGCGATCTGAGGGTACTCGATACCCCCATCGCTGAAAATAGCTTTACAGGCATGGCTGTAGGCGCGGCAATGACGGGACTGCGACCAATCATCGAAGGCATGAACATGGGCTTTTTGCTGCTAGCCTTTAACCAAATTGCCAATAATGCCGGAATGCTACGCTATACTTCCGGCGGTAACTTTAAAATGCCGATGGTAATTCGCGGGCCAGGGGGGGTGGGAAGGCAACTCGGCGCTGAGCACTCCCAGCGTTTAGAAGCTTATTTCCAAGCAGTACCAGGTCTAAAAATCGTCGCCGCCTCTACGGCTTATAATGCTAAAGGGTTGCTAAAGTCTGCTATCCGCGACGATAACCCCGTACTCTTCTTCGAGCACGTTCTCCTCTACAACTTGAAAGAAGACTTGCCAGAGGAAGAATACCTAGTCCCGCTAGATAAAGCAGAAATTGTGCGAACTGGCAAGGATGTTACTATCCTGACTTATTCGCGGATGCGGCATCACGTCATGCAAGCAGTGCCGACACTGGTCAAAGAAGGTTACGATCCAGAAGTGATCGATTTAATTTCCCTTAAACCCCTGGATATGGAAACTATCGGGGCTTCAGTTCGCAAAACTCACAAGGTAATTATTGTTGAGGAGTGCATGAAAACTGGTGGGATAGGTGCGGAATTAATTGCTTCGATTAGCGATCGCCTATTTGATGAACTGGATGCTCCTGTATTACGCCTGTCTTCCCAAGATATTCCCACACCTTACAATGGTACATTGGAAAGACTAACGATCGTCCAGCCGCCCCAAATTGTCGAGGCAGTCCAAAAAATGGTCGCTCTGCGAGTTTAA
- the secD gene encoding protein translocase subunit SecD, whose translation MQKQRSLLALILVLVLAAITVVVKVPPRLGLDLQGGSQLTIQVKTTPEIPKIEQQMLEDVQRIVENRVNGLGVSEAVVQTVGEDQILVQLPGVSDPQQAERVLGGTAQLDFREQLPGTEAQLGIERQVQAELLAKQVELKNSGNQAAIEENQAALKRSNEAIAQLYKVTGLNGKNLKDAQAEPTQGGNNWKVVLRFDPPGGELFAQMTKNLAGTGRTLGIYLDENLLSSPTVGVQFAESGITGGNVEITGSFTVQEANDLAVQLRGGALPVPVEIIENRTVGATLGRDSIQSSIYAGLGGLTLVLIFMIAYYRLPGVIADVSLLIYSLLTWACFVLLGVTLTLPGIAGFILSIGMAVDANVLIFERTREELRAGKTLYRSVESGFYRAFSSILDGNVTTVIACAALFWLGSGLVKGFALTLALGVAMSMFTAITCSRTLLLVVLSFPELRKPQWFCPNLPKAIS comes from the coding sequence ATGCAAAAACAGCGTTCATTATTAGCTCTAATCTTAGTTTTAGTTCTGGCAGCAATTACTGTAGTGGTAAAAGTTCCGCCAAGGCTTGGATTAGATTTACAAGGAGGGTCGCAACTTACAATTCAGGTGAAAACGACCCCGGAAATCCCTAAAATTGAGCAGCAAATGTTAGAGGATGTGCAGCGGATTGTCGAAAATCGCGTTAATGGTTTAGGGGTATCCGAAGCCGTTGTACAAACAGTAGGAGAAGACCAAATTCTCGTACAGCTACCAGGAGTCAGCGACCCCCAACAAGCTGAGCGGGTTTTGGGCGGGACTGCACAGTTAGATTTTCGGGAACAGTTGCCTGGAACTGAAGCACAGTTAGGAATTGAGAGGCAAGTGCAGGCAGAATTGTTAGCGAAGCAGGTAGAGTTAAAAAATAGTGGGAATCAAGCTGCAATCGAAGAAAATCAGGCAGCTTTGAAGAGGAGTAATGAGGCAATTGCCCAACTCTATAAAGTTACTGGACTCAATGGGAAAAACCTCAAAGATGCCCAAGCTGAACCGACACAGGGCGGTAACAATTGGAAAGTAGTTCTCCGCTTCGATCCACCCGGTGGAGAACTATTTGCTCAAATGACTAAAAATCTGGCGGGTACGGGACGAACTCTTGGTATTTATTTAGACGAAAACCTGCTTAGTTCTCCTACTGTGGGAGTTCAATTTGCAGAGAGTGGCATCACCGGTGGCAATGTAGAAATTACAGGCAGCTTTACAGTTCAAGAAGCTAACGATTTAGCAGTACAATTACGCGGCGGTGCTTTACCAGTTCCAGTAGAAATTATTGAGAACCGCACTGTTGGCGCTACTTTAGGTCGCGATAGCATTCAAAGCAGTATTTATGCAGGTCTTGGTGGTTTAACATTAGTATTGATATTTATGATCGCTTACTATCGACTGCCAGGAGTAATTGCAGATGTATCGCTCTTAATTTATTCGCTGCTAACTTGGGCTTGTTTTGTGCTTTTAGGTGTGACTTTAACGCTACCAGGAATTGCTGGTTTTATCCTCAGTATTGGCATGGCTGTTGATGCTAACGTGCTAATTTTTGAGCGCACGCGGGAAGAATTGCGGGCTGGTAAAACTTTGTATCGCTCTGTAGAATCTGGTTTTTATCGGGCTTTTTCTAGTATTTTAGATGGCAATGTAACAACTGTGATTGCCTGTGCTGCCCTTTTCTGGCTGGGTTCGGGTTTAGTCAAAGGTTTTGCGCTAACTTTGGCATTAGGTGTAGCAATGAGTATGTTTACAGCGATTACTTGTAGCCGTACTTTGCTGTTAGTAGTATTAAGTTTTCCTGAGTTACGGAAACCTCAATGGTTTTGTCCTAATTTACCAAAGGCAATATCTTAA
- the secF gene encoding protein translocase subunit SecF: MKFSVIKYRSIWWAVSCAIILAGLVSMVISWTNPNIGAPLRPSLDFIGGTKLQFELDCTQPANCSKPIDIAAVRQILDSQGLANSSIQLVTDANNKSKQGISIRTKTLDVEQRTKLQTALSEKLGAFDPKSTKIDTVGPTLGRQLFTSGLLALMLSFAGITGYLTLRFQLDYAFFAFVALFHDVLITLGIFSILGLVQGVEVDSLFVVALLTIIGFSVNDTVVIYDRVREVIKLNPNEPINQVVDDAVNQTLGRSINTTMTTLLTLFAIFLFGGETLKYFALALIVGFIAGAYSSIFVASTLLAWWRERTGKSVLVPVDGPNPQDDIEK; this comes from the coding sequence ATGAAATTCAGCGTTATTAAATATCGGTCGATTTGGTGGGCGGTTTCTTGCGCTATTATCTTAGCGGGTTTAGTGTCGATGGTGATTTCTTGGACTAATCCAAATATCGGTGCTCCTTTACGACCAAGTTTAGACTTTATTGGTGGTACTAAATTACAGTTTGAACTTGACTGTACTCAACCAGCAAATTGTAGTAAACCAATTGACATTGCGGCTGTTAGACAAATTCTCGACAGCCAAGGTTTAGCTAATAGCAGCATCCAACTTGTTACAGATGCAAATAATAAAAGCAAACAGGGTATCTCGATCCGTACAAAAACTTTAGATGTAGAACAACGCACTAAGTTACAAACAGCTTTAAGCGAAAAATTAGGCGCTTTTGACCCTAAATCTACTAAGATTGATACAGTAGGCCCGACGCTAGGGAGACAACTTTTTACCTCTGGATTGCTGGCTTTAATGCTCTCTTTTGCAGGTATAACAGGTTATCTGACGTTGCGCTTCCAGTTGGACTATGCCTTTTTTGCTTTTGTTGCCTTGTTCCACGATGTATTAATTACCCTTGGCATTTTCTCTATTTTAGGTTTAGTTCAGGGTGTAGAAGTTGATAGTTTATTTGTGGTTGCTCTCTTGACAATTATCGGTTTTTCTGTTAACGATACGGTGGTGATTTATGACCGAGTGCGAGAAGTAATTAAGCTAAATCCAAACGAACCAATTAATCAAGTTGTGGATGATGCTGTTAATCAAACTTTGGGACGATCGATCAATACGACTATGACGACGCTGCTGACGTTATTTGCTATCTTCTTGTTTGGGGGAGAAACGCTAAAATATTTCGCGCTGGCGCTGATTGTTGGGTTTATTGCGGGTGCTTATTCAAGTATTTTTGTTGCTAGTACGCTGCTGGCTTGGTGGCGCGAACGTACAGGTAAATCTGTCCTCGTTCCTGTTGATGGCCCCAATCCTCAAGATGATATTGAAAAATAG
- a CDS encoding DMT family transporter produces MQLKLTESKLPFAPLLLIAPFFLWGTAMVAMKGVIPNTTPLFMAGVRLVPAGVLVLLAAALMGKPQPQGGKAWLWISLFALIDGALFQGFLAEGLVRTGAGLGSVMIDSQPLAVAILSLWLFQERIGFWGWLGLAIGIGGISLIGLPEGLISGWLHPETVQATSAGIGVLFQSGEWLMLLAALSMAVGTVLVRWVCRYADPVTATGWHMILGGLPLFGLSAVTESQQFVNIDFSGWMALGYATVFGSAIAYGLFFYFASSGSLTSLSSLTFLTPVFALLFGNLFLGEVLNPIQSIGVALTLVSIYLINQRDILAEKLRGKLTETKADDEQQKVLEVTDGKSFEMPVKVRVSELESEI; encoded by the coding sequence ATGCAGCTAAAGCTTACTGAGTCAAAACTGCCATTTGCGCCGTTGTTATTGATCGCGCCGTTTTTCCTGTGGGGAACCGCAATGGTAGCGATGAAAGGGGTTATCCCCAACACAACGCCCCTATTTATGGCGGGAGTGCGGTTAGTACCGGCGGGGGTGTTAGTGTTGCTAGCGGCGGCGTTGATGGGTAAACCTCAGCCGCAGGGGGGGAAGGCGTGGCTGTGGATTTCGCTGTTTGCACTTATAGATGGTGCGCTGTTTCAAGGCTTTTTGGCGGAAGGGTTAGTCCGAACTGGTGCGGGTTTGGGTTCGGTGATGATCGATTCTCAACCGTTGGCGGTGGCGATTTTATCGCTGTGGCTGTTTCAAGAACGAATTGGATTTTGGGGTTGGTTGGGATTGGCGATCGGCATTGGGGGTATTAGTTTGATTGGCTTACCGGAGGGGTTGATTTCGGGTTGGCTGCATCCTGAGACGGTGCAGGCGACCTCTGCGGGGATTGGGGTGTTGTTCCAAAGTGGCGAATGGTTGATGCTGTTGGCGGCTTTGTCGATGGCTGTGGGTACGGTTTTGGTGCGGTGGGTTTGTCGCTATGCCGATCCGGTGACGGCGACGGGTTGGCACATGATTTTAGGGGGTTTGCCCCTGTTTGGGCTTTCGGCGGTGACAGAATCGCAACAGTTTGTGAATATTGATTTTTCTGGCTGGATGGCTTTGGGTTATGCGACGGTGTTTGGGAGTGCGATCGCTTACGGTTTATTTTTTTACTTTGCCTCTAGCGGCAGTCTCACAAGTTTAAGTTCGCTGACTTTCTTGACTCCAGTTTTTGCTTTGCTATTTGGCAATTTATTTTTAGGGGAAGTGCTAAACCCTATACAGTCAATAGGTGTAGCCCTGACTTTAGTTAGTATTTACTTGATTAATCAGCGAGATATTTTAGCGGAAAAATTGAGAGGAAAGCTAACTGAAACTAAGGCGGATGATGAGCAGCAGAAAGTATTGGAAGTGACTGATGGTAAGTCCTTTGAGATGCCTGTAAAAGTGCGGGTGAGTGAATTAGAGTCTGAAATTTAA